CGCGTCGGCGTCGGTGCGGAAACCGGGCCGTACGGCGGCGCCGCGCTCGGCGAACAGGCGCAGCGCGACCGGATCGGGCAGCGGCTCCACCGGGCGCAGCAGTTCGCCCGGTACGCCGAGGGGTTCGCGGCTGGTGGCGAGGACGGTGAGGCGGGGGCAGCGGGCGAGGAGTTCCTCGACGAGGTGGGCGGCGGCGTCGACGACATGCTCGCAGTTGTCCAGGAGCAGGAGCATGCGGCGGCGGGCGCAGTGCTCGACGAGCCGTTCGACCGGGTCGTCGTGGCGGTCGGCGACGGCGGCCCGTATCTCCTCGGCGCCGGCGCCGTAGAGCACGGTCTCGCGGGCGCCCACCGCGGTCAGCACCGCCTCGGGCACCGCGTCCGGGTCGTCGACCGGGGCCAGTTCCGCCAGCCACACGCCGTCGCGGGGGGCGGGCCGCAGGGCCTCGGCGGCCTCCTGGGACAGCCGGGTCTTGCCGGCCCCGCCGGGCCCGAGGAGCGTGATGAGCCGGGCGCTTCCCAGGTCGGCGCGGAGCGCGTCGATGTCGCTCTCGCGGCCCACGAAGGAGGTCAGCCGGGCGCGCAGGTTGCTGGGCGGCGCCGCCGGGGCGGCGGCCGGGGGCGCGGGGTCGGCGGGGGCGGCGGCCGGGGTCCCGGGGGCCGCGGCCGACGGGCGGCCGGGGGCGGCGGCGGTGACGTACGCGTCGGAGCCCGCGCCCCGCCGCCGGTCCTGCCGCGGTCGGTCGCCGCCGAGCAGCCGCCCGTGCAGCGCGCGCAGTTCGGGCCCCGGGTCGGAGCCGAGCCGGTCGGCCAGCAGACGCCGTACGTCCTCGTAGGCGGCGAGCGCCTGGGCGGTGCGGCCGGCCTCGTGCAGGGCGCGCAGCCTGAGCGCCTGGAGGGGTTCGTCCAGGGGGTGGGTGTCGCACAGGGCGGTCAGCTCGGGCAGGGCCCGGTCGGTGTCTCCGAGGGCGAGCGCGGCGGCCAGGCGGGCCCGGCGCACGTCCAGGTGCCGGGTCTCCCAGCGGGCCGCCTCGGCGGTGCGGTCGGGCAGGTCGGCGAGGGCGGGGCCGTGCCACAGGGCGAGGGCGTCGTCGAGGGTGGCGGCGGCCTTGGTCGGGTCGCCGTCGGCGAGTGCGGCCAGGCCCTCGCCCGCCAGGCGCTCGAACCGGTGCAGATCGATGTCGTCGGCCGTGGCGGTGAGCCGGTAGCCGCCCTCGGCGGAGGCCACCGCGTCCGCGCCGAGCGCCCGGCGCAGCCGTCCGACCAGGGCCTGGAGCGCGCCCGTGGCGTCGGCGGGCGGATCGTCCTCCCAGACCTCGTCGACCAGGACGGACACCGGGACCGTACGTCCGGGCCGCAGGGCGAGCACGGTCAGCAGGGCGCGCAGCCGCGCACCGCCGACCGGGACGGCGGTGCCGTCGGGGCGGAATGCCTGGGTGGTGCCGAGGATGCGGTAGCGCACGGGGTCCATTGTCCCCGGGGACGCCCCGGAGCCGCTCGGGGGTTTCCCCGTGGCGGAAAGCGGCGGGAAAGCGGCGGGGACAGGCGTCTCAGATGCGGACGAACTGGGAGGAGTCGAGGGTCAGGGTCTGGTCGGCGACGGGGATGCGGATCTCGTCCCCGAAGGCGCCCGACTCCTCGTGCCGGTAGACGCCGTCCTCGGGCCGGGTCAGCAGGGTCCAGCGGGCGCTGAGCACGTCGACGACGAGGTAGGCGGGGATGCCGCGCAGCGCGTAGTGGTCGGGCTTGGTGCTGTAGTCGCGGTTCCTGCTCTCGGGGGAGACGACTTCGACGACGAAGGGCAGCAGCGACTCGCTGACCTCGCTCTTGTCCGTACGGACCTGCTCCAGCCGCACGGCGGACGCGTCGGGCTCCGGCTTGTAACCCTCCCGGGGAGGGATGACACCGAACTCGCTGATCGGCGTCCATCCCGGCAGCCGTTCCTCGATCTGATTCTCGATGCGCCGCTGCGTGATCCTGTGCGCGTAGGTGACCGGTACCAAGGTGAGCCCGTTCCTCGTCAGCCGGAGGCGTGCGCTCCTGGGCACCTCCATGGCCTCCTGCATGGACTCGACCCAATTGCCGGCGATCGTCATGGCCACCTCCTCAGTCGACTTGATGACAGCGTAACGACTACCAGGAACCGAGGACCCGCCGCAGCACGTTCCCCCCGTGTCACCGGTACGGTCGACCCCACCCGCCGGTCGCGCCCGGCACCGGACCCGTCCTTTGGAGCGCCCCGACCATGACCACCGCCACCGCCCGCCGCGGCGACCGCCGGATCAGCCCCGTGTTCCTGGGGATCCTGGCCGTCACCGCCGTCACCGGGTGGGCCACCTGGACCGGGTTCGCCGAGCGGCCCGGCGTCGCGGTGTTCCTGTTCGTGACGGCTGCCTGGATCGTCTCGCTGTGCCTGCACGAGTACGCGCACGCCCGCACCGCGCTGCACAGCGGTGACATCACGGTCGGCGCGAAGGGCTATCTGACGCTGAACCCGCTGAAGTACACGCACGCGCTGCTGAGCGTCGTGCTGCCGGTGATCTTCGTGATCATGGGCGGGATCGGGCTGCCCGGCGGCGCGGTCTTCATCGAGCGGGGCCGGATCCGGGGCCGCTGGCGGCACAGCCTGGTCTCGGCGGCCGGGCCGCTGGCCAACGTGCTGTTCGCGGCGGTGTGCACCGCGCCGTTCTGGCTGGACGCGCTGGACGGGGTGCCGGGCGACTTCCGGTACGCGCTCGCCTTCCTCGCGCTGCTCCAGGTCTCGGCCGCGCTGCTGAACTTCCTGCCGGTTCCTGGTCTGGACGGCTACGGCGTGCTGGAGCCGTGGCTGTCGCAGGGGCTGAAGCGGCAGGTGGAGCCGTTCGCGCCGTTCGGACTGCTGTTCGTCTTCGCGCTGCTGTGGCTGCCCTCGGTCAACAGCGCCTTCTTCGACGCGGTCCACGCGATCCTGGGCCATCTGGGCGTGGACGGCCCCGACCGCTACTGCGGCCAGGAGCTGTACCGCTTCTGGCAGGGGACGAACGAGTACTGCGCGGTCAGCCGGTGACGGAGCCGCCGCGGGCCGCGCGGCCCCGGCGCAGGTAGTACCAGGTCATGTTGGACGACAGTCCGGCCAGCAGGACCCACACGATCCCCAGCCAGCTGCCCTGGACGAAGGAGACGACGGCCGCGGCCACGGTGAGCACGCAGACGATCAGGGCGTAGAGGGCGAGGCGGGGCATGGGGGCGGACTCCTGTCGGGGACACGGGGGCACTGCTCGGGACTGCTTCGCCGACCAGTGTCCCCCATGCGCGTCCCGGACCGGTGCGCGGGCGGTGCTCAGACGTCGGTGAGCCGCAGCCCCGCGTGCGCCTTGTAGCGGCGGTTGACGGAGATCAGGTTGGCGACCAGCGACTCCACCTGGTGGGCGTTGCGCAGCCGCCCGGCGAAGACCCCGCGCATCCCGGGGATCCGGCCGGCCAGCGCCTGCACGATCTCCACGTCGGCGCGCTCCTCGCCGAGGACCATCACATCGGTGTCGATCCGCTCGATCGCGGGGTCCTGGAGCAGGACGGCCGACAGGTGGTGGAAGGCGGCGGTCACCCGCGAGCCGGGCAGCAGGGCGGCGGCCTGCTCGGCGGCGCTGCCCTCCTCGGGGGTGAGCGCGTAGGCGCCCTTCTTGTCGAAGCCGAGGGGGTTGACGCAGTCCACGACGAGCTTGCCGGCCAGTTCCTCGCGCAGGGACTCCAGGGTCTTGCCGTGGCCCTCCCAGGGCACCGCGACGATCACGACGTCGCTGCGGCGGGCGGTCTCGGCGTTGTCGGCGCCCTCGACGCCGTGCCCGATCTCCTCGGCCGCCGCCCGCGCCCGGTCGGCGGCCCGCGAGCCGATGATCACCTTCTGGCCGGACCGGGCGAACCGCTGGGCGAGCCCCTTGCCCTGCGGGCCGGTCCCGCCGAGCACGCCGACGACCAGTCCGGAGACGTCGGGCAGGTCCCAGGGGTCCTTGGCGGGGGCCTTCTGTGCACTGTCGGTAGAGGTCATGGGCCGACTCTACGTCCGCGGCCCCTCCCCCACCCGTCCGGGTGAGCCGGGTCAGCGGTGCCGCCCGGTGTCCCCGGTGCGGGCGAACCGGGTGCGAACTGCGCGTCGGCAGCGGCCGTTTGGGGCAGTATGCGCTCCCATGGACGCCGTACGGGTCGCGCTGCTGCGCGAAGTGCTCGCCGGGACCGAGTGGTTGGACACCACCCGGCGGTTCGCGGGGGCGCTGCGCGGGTCGGTGGTGGCGCACGGGGGCGGGCTGCTGCTGGTGGGCACGCCGGAGCACGAGCCGTGGCATCTGGCCGCGCACCTGGTGGACGAGGCCGCCTGGTCGGGCACGCCGGAGCTGGCGCCCACCCTGGTGCGGCACGGCGCGGGTCCGGCGGATCCGGCGCACCTCGCGGTCGGGCTCGGCCGGCTGGCGGCGGCCCGGCGCGGCGAGACGCTGCTGGTGGTGGCGCCCGAGGTGCCCGGCGGAGGGGGCGAGCCCGCGGAGCTGCTGACGCGGGTGCGCGATGTGCGGCGGGCCGGGGCGACGGTGCTGGCGCTGGGCGCGGGCGGCGGCGAGCTGGCGGCGATGGCGCACGAGACGCTGGCGGTGCCGGACGGCGGCGAACTCGACCTGGACACCGTGCAGCACCTGGTCAGCGCGGCGGCCGGGGAGAACCCGCTGCCGGGACCGCGCGGGCGCGGGCGGTGGCGGGACCGGCTGTCCCGGCTGGCGGAGGCGCTGACGGCTCCGCCGCCCGCCCGCTGGTAGGAACCGGGGAAACCCATTTGCTCCAGCCGAGCCTGTGCCTGAACATGACCCGACGTGACCGATCACGCCCCGTCTTCTCCGTCTTCTCCTGGTGCTCCGGCTTCTTCTGCTTCTGCGGGTGCTCCTGCTTCTGTGGGTTCCGCGGGTGCTCCGTCCGGCGTCCCACCCGTCGCGGAGTCCGCCGAGCCGCCGTCCGGGGTGCGGGCGCTGCTGCCCGATCTCGCCCCGTGGCGCTCCTCACGCGACTTCCGCAGGCTGTGGGTGTCCGGGCTGATCTCCAACTTCGGGACGTTCCTGACCTTCGTCGCGCTGCCGGTGCAGATGAAGGAGCTGACCGGCTCGGCGGCGGCGGTCGGCGCGATCGGCGCGGTGGAGCTGGTGCCGCTGATCGTGTTCGGGCTGTACGGCGGGGCGCTCGCGGACGCGATGGACAAGCGGCGGCTGATCCTGTGGACCGAGGCCGGCCTCGGGGTGCTCAGCGCCGTGCTGCTGGTGGACGCCCTGCTGCCGCACCCGGCGGTGTGGCCGCTGTACGTGGTGGCGGCGCTGTCCTCCGCGCTGACCGCCGTGCAGCGGCCCGCGCTGGACGCGCTGTGGCCGCGCATCGTGGCCCATGAGCACCTGCCCGCTGCGACCGCGCTGAACTCGCTGCGCTGGACCGTGGGCGGGGTGGCCGGTCCGGCGGTGGCGGGCGTGATCGTGGCGTACGCGGGCCTGGCCCCGGCCTACGCGGCCGACCTGGCGACCTTCGCCCTCTCGGTGGTGCTGGTGGTCCGCATCGCCGCGCAGCCCGCCTCCCACGAGGCCGCGAAGCCGTCGCTGCGGGCCGTCGCGGAGGGCGCCCGGTACGCCTGGAACCGCAAGGAGCTGCTGGGCACCTACGCGGTGGACCTGGCCGCGATGTTCCTGGCGATGCCGCTGGCCGTGCTGCCGTTCCTCGCGGACGAGCTGGACGCCCGCTGGTCGCTGGGGCTGATGTACGCCGCCGTGCCGCTCGGGTCGCTGCTGGTGAGCGTGACCAGCGGCTGGACCTCGCGGGTGCACCGGCACGGCCGGATGGTGGTCCTCGCGGCGCTGCTGTGGGGTCTGGCCATCGCCGCAGCCGGGGTGGCCGGGAACGTCTGGTTGGTGCTGCTGTTCCTCGCCGTGGCGGGCGGCTGCGACATGGTCAGCGGGATCTTCCGGGGCGCCATGTGGAACCAGACCATCCCGGACGAGCTGCGCGGCCGGCTGGCCGGGATCGAGCTGCTGTCGTACTCCGTGGGCCCGCAGCTGGGCCAGGTGCGCTCCGGCGGGCTCGCCGCCTGGTGGGGCGTACGGGCGTCCGTGTGGTCCGGCGGCGTCCTGTGCGCGGGCGCGGTCGGCCTGCTCGCCCTCTGCCTGCCCGGCCTGATGGCCTACGACGTCCGCACGAACGAGCACGCGGTACGCCAGCGCGAACTGCGGTCGACGGGCCTGCGCACGGCCGCCTGACCACCGGCCCACCGGACCCCCGCGGTCCCGCGCCCCGGGCGACGACAGGCCGCTCACACACCACACCGGGAACGCACGGACGCACCCGGGCCGCGGCGAGCGGCGGACGACGATCCCGCGGACGCCCGCGCTGCGGACGCCCACCGGCACCCACCGAAGGCCCGCCGAACGGCCTGGCCCTGGACCCGCCCGCCCCGCAGGCACCGGACCAGTCCTCGTCCTCCGGTCCCGGGCGCCCAGAAGCAATGGGCCGCCCGCACGCCGGAAGCGCACGAGCGCGCGGCAGGCCGCAGGCGGCGGCCCGCCGGACGGCCCCGGACCGGCCCGCCCCGCAGGGCACCGAACGGGCCCTCGCCCCGGGCCCCGGGCGTCGGGGGGCGGCGGGCCTTCGTGCGCCGGAGTGCGCGGGGGTGGCCGATGGCGTGGTGAGGGGGGTGCGGGGCCCGTGCGGTCAGGTCTGGCCGGGACCGGGGGGGCGGTCGCCGGGCGGGGCGTCGTGCCAGCGCGGGTCGGTCTCCCACTGGAGGTTGCGCTCGTGCGCGGTGTCCATCGCGTGCTGGGCCTCCTCGCGGGAGGCGTACGGGCCGAACCGGTCCTTGGCGGGGCACTCCGGCCCCTCCTCGACCTTCTGGTGCTCCAGGCAGTAGAACCACTCACCCGGCTTGCCCGCGGTGCGCTTCTTGAACAGGGCCATGACCAGCTCCTCTCGCCACCGACATGTTCCCTCATCGGCGCTGGATAGACTCACCGGCATGTCTGGCCAGTCACTGCTCGTCCCCGGGGAGCTGTCCCCCGCCCGTTCCGTGCCCGGAAACATCCGCCGCCCCGAGTACGTCGGCAGGCCTGCGCCGAAGCCGTACACGGGGCCCGAGGTGCAGACCCCGGAGACCGTCGAGGCGATGCGGGTCGCCGGGCGGATCGCCGCGCGGGCGATGGAGGAGGCCGCCAAGCACATCGCGCCCGGCGTCACCACGGACGAACTCGACCGGGTGGCGCACACGTACATGTGCGACCACGGCGCCTATCCGTCCACGCTCGGCTACCGCGGTTTCCCCAAGTCGCTGTGCACCTCGGTCAACGAGGTGATCTGCCACGGCATCCCGGACTCGACGGTGCTGCGGGACGGCGACATCGTCAACCTGGACGTGACGGCGTACATCGGCGGGGTGCACGGCGACAACAACGCCACCTATCTCGTCGGCGACGTCGACGAGGAGAGCCGGCTGCTCGTGGAGCGCACCCGCGAGACGCTGAACCGCGCGATCAAGGCGGTCCGGCCGGGCCGGCAGATCAACGTCATCGGCCGGGTCATCGAGTCGTACGCCAAGCGCTTCGGCTACGGCGTGGTCCGCGACTTCACCGGGCACGGCATCAACACGTCCTTCCACTCCGGGCTGATCGTGCCGCACTACGACAGCCCGCACGCCACCACCGTGATGCGGCCCGGCATGACCTTCACCATCGAGCCGATGCTGACGCTGGGCACCATCGAGTACGACGTGTGGGAGGACGGCTGGACGGTCGTCACCAAGGACCGCAGGCGCACCGCGCAGTTCGAGCACACGCTCGTGGTGACCGAGACCGGAGCGGACATCCTCACGCTGCCGTGACCCGTGCGGCGCCGCCGCCGCGCAGCAGCCTCACGAGGGCCCGCCTTCCCCAGGGGAGGCGGGCCCTCGCGCGTCGCGGTACGGTTTACCGACAGCGCGTCGGAAAGTTTACCGACCGGACGTCGGCAAGGCATTGACTTAGGTTAGCCTTACCTTAGAGGATCCCCTCATGGACTCCTTCTCGACTCTCCTGCGCACCGCCTCCCACGAACAGCACGTGGAGGCGGAGAACTCGACCTTCATGAGCGACCTGCTCGGCGGCCGCCTCGACCTGGAGGCGTACGCGCGCTACACCGAGCAGCTCTGGTTCGTCTACGAGGCCCTGGAGACGGGCGCCGACCGGCTCGCCGCCGATCCGGTGGCCGGGCCCTTCGTGCGGCCCGAGCTGTTCCGGCTGTCCGCGCTGGAGCGCGACCTCGCGCACCTGCGCGGGTCCGGCTGGCGCGCGGGGCTGCGCGCGCTGCCCGCGACCGAGGCGTACGCGGCCCGGGTGCGGGAGTGCCGGGAGCAGTGGCCGGCCGGGTACATCGCCCACCACTACACCCGCTACCTCGGCGACCTGTCCGGCGGCCAGATCATCCGCGACCGCGCGGAGCGCACCTGGGGCTTCGAGCGCGGGGGCGACGGCGTGCGCTTCTACACCTTCGAGGAGGTCGCCAACCCGGCCGCCTTCAAGCGGGAGTACCGCGAACTGCTGGACGGCGTACGGGCCGACGACCTGGAGAAGCAGCGGATCGTGGCGGAGTGCAAGCGGGCGTTCGCCCTGAACACCGCCGTCTTCCGGGCGCTGGGCGAGGAGTTCCCGCTCACCGCGTGAGGGGGCCCGGCCCCGCCGCCGGGTCTCAGCGCTCCAGGACGACCCGGCCGCCGATCTCCACCCAGCCCTCCGGCTGCGGGGCCGTCAGGATCTGGGAGCCCGCGCCCTGGACGATGTTCAGGGCGCGGCCCAGCCGCGCGGTCAGCAGCAGCGCGGCGGCGCCGGTGGCCTCGTCCTCCTCGATGCCGTCCCCGCGCCCGGGGAAGGCGCGGGCGCGGATGCGCCCGGCCGCCTCGTCCTCCCACGCCCAGGCGTAGATCCACTCGCCGGGCGGCGGCACCGCCAGGTCGTCGACCTCGGCGGCGCTCGCGTAGCGGCGCAGGGTGCGCGGCGGGGCCCACTCCGGGCGGGCCTCGATCCAGGTGAACTCGCCGTCCAGGCGGGTGCCGACCGGGCCCGCCGGGGTGCGCAGCTCGGGGACGTCCAGGAGCCAGGCCGTGCCCACGCAGGGGTGGCCGGCGAAGGGCAGCCGCAGGGTCGGTGTGCGGATGTCGATGACGCCCCGCTCGGGGTCGTCCACGAACACGGTCTCGCTGAAGCCGAGTTTCGCGGCCAGCGCCTGGCGCTCGTCGGAGTCGGGCAGCAGGGATCCGTCGCGGACGACACCGAGTTCGTTGCCGTAGCCGCCGTTCGCCGCGCAGAACACGCGCAGCACGTCGTAGTCGGTCACCGGGGCATTCAAGCACCCGGGCGCCGCAGGGGGCGGGGCCGGTCGCACAGCGGACCGGTCCCGCCCCCCCCTTCTGCCGGGTCTCCTGTCGGATCTGCCGGGTCTGCTGTCAGAGCTGGGTGGCGTCGCGCCGCCTGCGCAGCGCGAACACCACGCCCGCGCCCGCCGCCACGGCCGCCGCGGCGGCCGAGCCGAGGGCGGCCACCGGCACGCCGGAGCCGGTGGAGGCGAGGCTGCCGCCGCCGATCGTGGAGCCGGTGCCCCCGGTCGTGGAACCGATGCCGCCCGCCGTGCCGCCGGTGCCGGACGCCGGTCCGCCGCCCGTGCCCGCGTCACCGCCGGTGCCCGCGGAGCCCGCGCCGCCGGAGGAGCCCGACGTGCCGTCGCCCGAGGGGAGTTCGGCGCCGTCGGTGAGGGCCACCGACAGGTTCAGCGGGTCGAGCACGGTGCCCTTGGGGTAGAAGCCGCTGAACGCCGTGGCGCCCGCGTCGGTCAGCGTCACGCTCACCCCGCTGAGGGAGATGACGTCGCCCTTGGGGGTGAGTCCGCCCGCGGGGGCCTTCAGGTCGGCCAGGACGACGCCCTCGGAGAGCTTGCCGAGGCTGGTGACATCGGCGGTGAGCCTGCCGGACGTGCCGGAGAAGGACGCCTTGACACCGCTGAGGGTGAGGTCGAGGCCGTAACCGCCGTCCTTGCCCTCGCCCTTGTGGCCCTTGAAGTTCACCGCGCCCTTGAACGCGGCGGACAGGGTGCCGGCCTGGGTGTCGTAGCTGCCGGTGGCGTCGGTGAAGGTGAACGCGCCGTTGCCGGACGCCTGGGACGCCCCGCCGGACGCCGTGATGGTGCCCTTGGCCAGCGAGCCCGTCACATAGGACCGGAAGGACGCCTTCACAGCCCAGGTGAGCCGTCCGTCCGCGAGGACGCCCCTGGCCGGGACCGGGGCGGAGGAGCCCGTCGTGGTGGCGGACGGGGACGGGGAGGTGCCCGTGCCGCCGGTGGCCGGGGCCGAGGGGGACGGGGAGGTCCCGGTGCTCTGCGTCGGGGACGAGGAGGCGGACGCCGGGGGCGAGGACGGGGAGGACGGCTCCGTGGAGGGGCCGGTGGACGGGCTCGGCGACGCCGGGACCTCCTTCTTCACCACCGAGAGCGGGTCGCCCGCCGCGCCCGCGTAGGTGTCGCTGCCGAGGAAGGTGCCTGCCTGGGTGGTGAGCTTGGTGGCCAGGCCGGTCATGTCCGCGCTGGTGGGCGCGGCGACCTCGGCGAACGGCACGTCCTGCCGGGTGGTGCCGTCGTCGGCGGTCAGGTCGGCGGTGAGCACGCCGGTGCCGCTGTCGTACTGGAAGTCGCTGAGCACCCGCTTGAAGCGGTGGGCGCTGGACTCGGCGGTCAGCGTGCCCTTGAAGGTGAGGTGCACAGCGTGCGTGGTGCCGTTGTAGGTGCCCTGGCCCCCGGTGAAGGTGAAGGCGCCGTTGCCGGACGCCTGCACGGCGCCGTCGGCGGTGGTGAAGGTGCCCTTGGCGTAGGGGCCGGTGACGTAGGAGCGGTACGAGTCCTTGATGCCCCAGGTGAGTTCGTAACCGCTGAGGGGCCGGTCGGCCGCCGCCGCGCCGGGGGCGCCGGCCAGCGCGGCGGCGCCCACCGAGGCGACGGTGGCGGTGACGGTGGCCACGGCGGCGGCGAGGGCGAGGGGCCGTCTGCGGGAACGGCCTCCGGTGGTGCGGGACATGGTGGTTCTCCTCGTGCGGGGAGCGGCCCGGTGCGGGCCTGCGGGACGGGTGGGTGGACGCGTGCGCGCGGTGTCGCGGCGCTGTGCTGCCGTGTCGCCGCGGCGCTGTGCCGCGGCGGGTGTCAGGAGGTCTTGGTCGCGGGGGCCGGGTCCTCGGCCGTGGCGGCGGCGTCGGCGGCCGGGCGGGCGCGGCGCCTGCCGCGGACGATCAGCGTGCCGAGGGCGGAGACCACGAGGACACCGGCCGCGACCAGGACGAGCGGCAGGACCGGGAAGCCGCCGCCGCCGTCGTGGCCGGAGGCCGCCACGGGCTCGGCCGCGAGACCGGAGCCCTCGGCCGCCTGCGGAGCGGCGGACGCCTGGGCGGAGGCGGTCGGCGCGGTGCCGAGGTCGGGCAGCGCGGGCAGGGCGGCGCCCGCGGTGAGGGCGACGGCCACCGAGACCGGGTCCATCGCGGTGCCCGCCGGGTACATCCCGCCGAAGGCGCGGGCGCCGCGCTCGGTCAGGACGGCGGGCGCCTCGGTGACCCGCGCCAGTCCGTCCCGGGCGGTGAGGCCCTTGGCGGTGAAGGTGACCAGGGGGACGTTCCTGCCCGTCAGGGCGGTGCCGGTCACATCGGCCGAGAGGGTGCCGCGGCCGTCCTCGACGGTGACGCGCAGGCCGGTGAGGCGCAGGTCCAGGCCGTGTGCGCCGGTGAAGCGGACGGTGCCCCGGAAGGCGGCGCGCAGCGTGCCGTCCTCGAAGGTGCCGGCGCCCGAGGGGAAGCGGAAGAGGGCGCCGCCGTCCTGGGCGCCGTCGGACAGCGTCCACCTGCCGCGCGCGATGTCCCCGGTGACGTACTCGCGGAAGGTGCGGCGTACGCCCCAGTCGACGGCGCCGGTCACGATCGCGCCGCCGGAGGCGGCCTTGCGTGCGGGGGCGGTGGCGGACGGGGCGGCCGGCGTGGACGGGGACGGGCTGGACGGGGCCCCGGCGGGGGCGCGGTCCTCGGGGCGTACGTCCGCCGAGAGGCTGACCGGGTCCAGCGGGGTCCCGGCCGTGTAGTACCCGGCGAAGGACTTGGCGCCCTGTGCGGTGAGGGTGGCGGGCAGGTTGTTCAGGGCGACCGAGGTGCCGGCGCCGCGCATGTCGATCCCGGCCAGGGAGAGGGAGGCGAAGGGCACCTGCGAGGACGTCGTGACCGCCCCGGTGCCCTTCGCCTT
The sequence above is drawn from the Streptomyces sp. SAT1 genome and encodes:
- a CDS encoding Uma2 family endonuclease; protein product: MTIAGNWVESMQEAMEVPRSARLRLTRNGLTLVPVTYAHRITQRRIENQIEERLPGWTPISEFGVIPPREGYKPEPDASAVRLEQVRTDKSEVSESLLPFVVEVVSPESRNRDYSTKPDHYALRGIPAYLVVDVLSARWTLLTRPEDGVYRHEESGAFGDEIRIPVADQTLTLDSSQFVRI
- a CDS encoding site-2 protease family protein, with protein sequence MTTATARRGDRRISPVFLGILAVTAVTGWATWTGFAERPGVAVFLFVTAAWIVSLCLHEYAHARTALHSGDITVGAKGYLTLNPLKYTHALLSVVLPVIFVIMGGIGLPGGAVFIERGRIRGRWRHSLVSAAGPLANVLFAAVCTAPFWLDALDGVPGDFRYALAFLALLQVSAALLNFLPVPGLDGYGVLEPWLSQGLKRQVEPFAPFGLLFVFALLWLPSVNSAFFDAVHAILGHLGVDGPDRYCGQELYRFWQGTNEYCAVSR
- the npdG gene encoding NADPH-dependent F420 reductase yields the protein MTSTDSAQKAPAKDPWDLPDVSGLVVGVLGGTGPQGKGLAQRFARSGQKVIIGSRAADRARAAAEEIGHGVEGADNAETARRSDVVIVAVPWEGHGKTLESLREELAGKLVVDCVNPLGFDKKGAYALTPEEGSAAEQAAALLPGSRVTAAFHHLSAVLLQDPAIERIDTDVMVLGEERADVEIVQALAGRIPGMRGVFAGRLRNAHQVESLVANLISVNRRYKAHAGLRLTDV
- a CDS encoding MFS transporter; this encodes MGSAGAPSGVPPVAESAEPPSGVRALLPDLAPWRSSRDFRRLWVSGLISNFGTFLTFVALPVQMKELTGSAAAVGAIGAVELVPLIVFGLYGGALADAMDKRRLILWTEAGLGVLSAVLLVDALLPHPAVWPLYVVAALSSALTAVQRPALDALWPRIVAHEHLPAATALNSLRWTVGGVAGPAVAGVIVAYAGLAPAYAADLATFALSVVLVVRIAAQPASHEAAKPSLRAVAEGARYAWNRKELLGTYAVDLAAMFLAMPLAVLPFLADELDARWSLGLMYAAVPLGSLLVSVTSGWTSRVHRHGRMVVLAALLWGLAIAAAGVAGNVWLVLLFLAVAGGCDMVSGIFRGAMWNQTIPDELRGRLAGIELLSYSVGPQLGQVRSGGLAAWWGVRASVWSGGVLCAGAVGLLALCLPGLMAYDVRTNEHAVRQRELRSTGLRTAA
- the map gene encoding type I methionyl aminopeptidase gives rise to the protein MSGQSLLVPGELSPARSVPGNIRRPEYVGRPAPKPYTGPEVQTPETVEAMRVAGRIAARAMEEAAKHIAPGVTTDELDRVAHTYMCDHGAYPSTLGYRGFPKSLCTSVNEVICHGIPDSTVLRDGDIVNLDVTAYIGGVHGDNNATYLVGDVDEESRLLVERTRETLNRAIKAVRPGRQINVIGRVIESYAKRFGYGVVRDFTGHGINTSFHSGLIVPHYDSPHATTVMRPGMTFTIEPMLTLGTIEYDVWEDGWTVVTKDRRRTAQFEHTLVVTETGADILTLP
- a CDS encoding biliverdin-producing heme oxygenase, giving the protein MDSFSTLLRTASHEQHVEAENSTFMSDLLGGRLDLEAYARYTEQLWFVYEALETGADRLAADPVAGPFVRPELFRLSALERDLAHLRGSGWRAGLRALPATEAYAARVRECREQWPAGYIAHHYTRYLGDLSGGQIIRDRAERTWGFERGGDGVRFYTFEEVANPAAFKREYRELLDGVRADDLEKQRIVAECKRAFALNTAVFRALGEEFPLTA
- a CDS encoding PhzF family phenazine biosynthesis protein encodes the protein MTDYDVLRVFCAANGGYGNELGVVRDGSLLPDSDERQALAAKLGFSETVFVDDPERGVIDIRTPTLRLPFAGHPCVGTAWLLDVPELRTPAGPVGTRLDGEFTWIEARPEWAPPRTLRRYASAAEVDDLAVPPPGEWIYAWAWEDEAAGRIRARAFPGRGDGIEEDEATGAAALLLTARLGRALNIVQGAGSQILTAPQPEGWVEIGGRVVLER
- a CDS encoding HtaA domain-containing protein produces the protein MSRTTGGRSRRRPLALAAAVATVTATVASVGAAALAGAPGAAAADRPLSGYELTWGIKDSYRSYVTGPYAKGTFTTADGAVQASGNGAFTFTGGQGTYNGTTHAVHLTFKGTLTAESSAHRFKRVLSDFQYDSGTGVLTADLTADDGTTRQDVPFAEVAAPTSADMTGLATKLTTQAGTFLGSDTYAGAAGDPLSVVKKEVPASPSPSTGPSTEPSSPSSPPASASSSPTQSTGTSPSPSAPATGGTGTSPSPSATTTGSSAPVPARGVLADGRLTWAVKASFRSYVTGSLAKGTITASGGASQASGNGAFTFTDATGSYDTQAGTLSAAFKGAVNFKGHKGEGKDGGYGLDLTLSGVKASFSGTSGRLTADVTSLGKLSEGVVLADLKAPAGGLTPKGDVISLSGVSVTLTDAGATAFSGFYPKGTVLDPLNLSVALTDGAELPSGDGTSGSSGGAGSAGTGGDAGTGGGPASGTGGTAGGIGSTTGGTGSTIGGGSLASTGSGVPVAALGSAAAAAVAAGAGVVFALRRRRDATQL
- a CDS encoding HtaA domain-containing protein, whose amino-acid sequence is MPMPARSPRTVLSAASTALAVLAAALLTALLQAPAAQAADRAVQGGRLDWGIKSSFQSYVTGPIAKGSYSLTQGAATVGASTFRFHSATGSYDGSTGAFRAAFSGGVRFTGHRQAGGGYQLDLTLSRPTVRVAGSSGTLYVDVVSKAKGTGAVTTSSQVPFASLSLAGIDMRGAGTSVALNNLPATLTAQGAKSFAGYYTAGTPLDPVSLSADVRPEDRAPAGAPSSPSPSTPAAPSATAPARKAASGGAIVTGAVDWGVRRTFREYVTGDIARGRWTLSDGAQDGGALFRFPSGAGTFEDGTLRAAFRGTVRFTGAHGLDLRLTGLRVTVEDGRGTLSADVTGTALTGRNVPLVTFTAKGLTARDGLARVTEAPAVLTERGARAFGGMYPAGTAMDPVSVAVALTAGAALPALPDLGTAPTASAQASAAPQAAEGSGLAAEPVAASGHDGGGGFPVLPLVLVAAGVLVVSALGTLIVRGRRRARPAADAAATAEDPAPATKTS